One window from the genome of Candidatus Cybelea sp. encodes:
- a CDS encoding alpha/beta hydrolase produces MMRTTVVALAVWLAFIARAQAAPLAPGLYTASGHTIYVGVEHELPAPPSNDFFDPASQQTGDLHISSDLHLQRGILEKRETLEAPGGRLGFSLYYAGQRPRATVILVHGNDPESREMGFIIPFFVLNGINVISYDQRGVGQSAGNWFLSGPRQRADDVAAIYDIIGSDYQVDPHRIGLWAFSNGGWTAPLVALHWPIAFMILKSAPTESLARNIDYEVEQVMRRHGVEADLPQAIALWHAFDRALDGTISWDEAKRRYDAGAKQAWFKYSLMPDLGISIPPPPSMIPGLRRLVTFDPTSTLLRISKTPTLALYGALDRNVNAADSAAHLREYLTRAGNRDVTIKTYPGAGHQLIVSKSGYNGDFTPPQRFVPGYPQVMIDWLTQRRFTNELLPNF; encoded by the coding sequence ATGATGAGGACGACCGTCGTCGCGCTCGCAGTATGGCTCGCTTTCATCGCGCGAGCACAGGCTGCGCCCCTTGCGCCGGGGCTCTACACCGCTTCCGGACACACGATCTATGTCGGCGTCGAACATGAGCTGCCCGCTCCCCCCTCCAACGACTTCTTCGATCCGGCTTCACAGCAGACCGGTGATCTGCACATCTCGTCCGACCTGCATCTGCAGCGCGGCATCTTAGAAAAACGAGAGACTCTCGAAGCACCGGGCGGCCGGCTGGGATTTTCGCTCTACTATGCGGGCCAACGGCCGCGTGCCACCGTGATTCTGGTCCACGGCAACGATCCGGAGTCGAGAGAAATGGGGTTCATCATCCCCTTTTTCGTCCTCAATGGAATTAACGTCATCAGTTACGATCAACGGGGCGTAGGCCAATCGGCCGGAAACTGGTTTCTCAGCGGCCCGCGGCAGCGAGCCGACGACGTCGCAGCCATCTACGACATTATCGGCAGCGACTATCAGGTGGATCCGCACCGCATAGGCCTCTGGGCATTTAGCAATGGAGGTTGGACCGCGCCGCTGGTCGCGCTTCACTGGCCGATCGCGTTTATGATTCTAAAGAGCGCTCCCACGGAATCCCTGGCCCGGAATATTGACTACGAGGTCGAGCAAGTGATGCGCCGGCACGGCGTGGAAGCCGACTTGCCGCAGGCGATCGCCCTCTGGCACGCATTCGACCGGGCACTCGACGGCACCATCTCCTGGGACGAGGCAAAGCGCCGCTACGACGCCGGCGCAAAGCAGGCCTGGTTCAAGTATTCGCTGATGCCGGACCTTGGCATATCGATTCCTCCGCCGCCCTCGATGATCCCGGGACTGCGGCGCTTGGTCACCTTCGATCCGACGAGCACGCTGCTGCGCATCTCGAAGACTCCGACCCTCGCGCTCTACGGTGCGCTCGATCGAAACGTTAACGCTGCGGATTCAGCGGCGCATCTACGCGAGTATCTCACGCGCGCCGGTAATCGCGACGTAACGATCAAGACCTATCCGGGTGCGGGGCACCAGCTCATCGTATCGAAGAGCGGCTACAACGGGGATTTTACGCCGCCGCAGCGATTCGTCCCCGGATACCCGCAAGTCATGATCGACTGGCTAACGCAGCGACGATTTACCAACGAGCTTCTCCCCAACTTTTAG
- a CDS encoding alkaline phosphatase family protein, with product MGWSSRVAWPLAFLLVLPACDANALNAPAPVRSGGSFARPLTGSGTPIQHVVFIIQENRSFNNLFMSYPGAQTQKYGLDSNGAKVPLHSQDLAQAWDIEHFSAAFFTACDGRGKLPGTRCKMDGWNNLQAGFGAPKNPAYAYVPRTEIKPYWDLAKQYVLADHMFASNLDGSFISHQYAVAGYSSQAVDSPQSYWGCEGGEQDTVPTLTLARTYGSPIVACFDNPTIASEADAARVSWRFYAGPIDGDGNLWNAYQADSPIYNGPDWSADVISPPSQFLSDIASGELAEITWITPTYENSDHPGLNSKTGPAWVASLVNAVGTSRFWKSTVIFVMWDDWGGWFDPVKPVHADYDGLGFRVPLLIVSPYARRGRVTHVQYETASVLRFMEDNFGLGQLAPSDTRAADPAGDALDYKQSPRRFKKLAGGKPLEFWRLQERVTPYRSKPTTFIGDD from the coding sequence ATGGGATGGTCTTCTCGCGTCGCATGGCCGCTTGCTTTTCTGCTCGTGCTGCCGGCTTGCGACGCCAATGCCCTCAACGCGCCCGCGCCGGTTCGCAGCGGCGGATCCTTTGCCCGCCCGCTGACCGGCAGCGGCACGCCGATCCAACACGTCGTCTTCATCATTCAGGAGAATCGCTCGTTCAATAACCTGTTCATGAGCTATCCAGGGGCCCAAACGCAAAAATACGGACTTGACTCGAACGGCGCCAAGGTTCCGTTGCATTCGCAAGATCTTGCACAGGCCTGGGATATCGAACACTTTTCAGCGGCTTTCTTCACCGCGTGCGATGGCCGCGGAAAGCTGCCTGGGACCCGGTGCAAGATGGACGGCTGGAATAATCTGCAGGCGGGATTCGGTGCGCCAAAAAACCCGGCGTACGCGTACGTGCCGCGCACCGAGATTAAGCCTTATTGGGATCTCGCCAAACAGTACGTCCTGGCCGACCACATGTTTGCTTCAAACCTGGACGGAAGCTTCATCTCCCACCAATACGCGGTCGCGGGTTACTCAAGCCAGGCCGTTGATTCACCGCAATCGTATTGGGGATGTGAGGGCGGAGAACAGGATACCGTACCGACGCTGACCCTCGCGCGCACGTACGGGTCGCCGATCGTCGCCTGCTTCGACAATCCGACCATCGCCAGCGAAGCCGATGCGGCACGCGTTAGTTGGCGATTCTACGCCGGGCCGATTGACGGCGACGGGAACCTATGGAATGCCTATCAGGCGGACAGCCCGATCTACAACGGTCCGGATTGGAGCGCCGACGTGATCAGTCCGCCCTCCCAGTTTCTTTCCGATATCGCTAGTGGCGAACTGGCCGAGATCACCTGGATCACGCCGACGTATGAAAACTCCGATCATCCAGGACTCAATTCAAAGACGGGCCCGGCGTGGGTCGCTTCGCTCGTCAACGCCGTCGGAACGAGCCGATTCTGGAAATCTACCGTTATCTTTGTGATGTGGGACGACTGGGGCGGCTGGTTCGATCCCGTGAAACCGGTACACGCGGACTACGACGGCCTTGGATTTCGCGTACCGCTGCTGATCGTCTCACCCTACGCCCGGCGAGGGCGCGTGACGCACGTCCAGTATGAGACCGCGAGCGTGCTGCGATTCATGGAAGACAACTTCGGTCTCGGGCAGCTGGCACCATCGGACACGCGCGCTGCCGATCCCGCCGGCGATGCGCTGGATTACAAGCAGAGCCCCCGCCGTTTTAAGAAGCTCGCCGGCGGGAAGCCGCTTGAGTTTTGGAGGCTCCAAGAACGAGTTACACCCTACCGCAGCAAGCCCACGACATTCATCGGGGACGACTAA